The Ananas comosus cultivar F153 linkage group 6, ASM154086v1, whole genome shotgun sequence genome segment GCAAATGCCTAGATTCAGAGGGCTAtatctaagatttttttttttcagatttttttttttctggtgcAGAGGGAAAGGCTAAAAAGATGTGGGAATAAAATAACTTGGGAACACTGACTCCTAGATCTGAACCAGATCTCGCAAATAAATATCTTAGTAgctaccaaaaaaaattatggcaCTCGTGGTTTGGGTTACAAAGTACCATATAATATCTTATTATAAAAGATAAGGAACAATTACTTTTATACGTCTAAAAAGTTACTTGACTGATGCGCTTTAAATTTAGACATTCAAATTGAATTATGTACGGAAGATCTATTCAAAGAGGAATATATTAAGTACTGGATTAAGTATTCAGACCACAAACAAAGCCTTTATACTATAATTTCTCATCAATAACACATATAATAGGTACTTAAGACAGATTCCGAGACAGTAAGTAAGAGTATAATTAAACAGCATAATTACCACCCATTACACGATATCTAAAATACAACTACATAAAATGGACTGACAACATCACAATACATTCTTTACCTAATATAGCAcagaaagtttaaaatttagggTGTGGTAGGAATTGAGTCATTGCCTGCTGCGGGGGAAGCTGTTTCTTCTTTTGCTGCCGCCGCATGATTTGGCGGAGCTGATAGCCGGGCGTTTTCTCTCTTCCCTTCCTTAGTCGCGGGTCTGACACCATTGCTGCCGTTCTGATGGGAGTTTAGAGATAATCTTCGAGTCGGAGTTCCATTCGATGGGCTCCCATTGGACCGAGGTGTTGACACCTTCTTCGGAGCGAGTGGCCTGCTGACGCTTTGTTCGGGGGTGGTTTGTTGCTCGCTGAAGCGCTTCTGATCCTGAAGTTTCAAAGCAAATTTGAAGACGTGAAAAAGATAAATGCAAACATCTGAATACTATCTCTTAGCTTTAAATTCTGTGAGTCAACATGTAGGAAAAAAGTAGTGCAAAATGAGGCACTAGAACTATTTGAGttctttatattctttttttttatatacaaaaaaaatactcATAAAGTGAATGACAAGGCACCGTTATCTACCCAAAAAGAACACCGATGTACAATTTTCGTTCCACGAACCTACTAAACTATGCTGAAAAGGATGTTTAGAAGGTTAAATAGAAGTCCGATGCTTACCCGCATTCGGCGCTTCTCTTCTTCCCTTTCATGCCTAAGCATAACATATTCATCCAACATTGCTAGAAGAGGGACACCATCATACATGAATGACATGCTTCGATCCTCTTCCCAAGCTCGGGTCTTGGCCACCAATGTGTCAACAAGAGCTATgttaaaatcaattaaattagttACATATCAGGTACTTGATACAGGTTAATTTCTAGCTAGGTGACAAGAATAGTTTGATCTTGCACATATCGTTAAGTGCTTCTTTAAAGCATTATATTCGGCATCAAGTTACAGGagtaaatgagagagagagagagagagagagagagagagagagagagagaccatcATATAGGAGTTCATTGACtgtaaatttatacttttgGGCATTTTACTTCTATGACCATATTATTCCGTGTTGCAATATAATACAGGCAGAAGAAAATGATTTTTGTTGTATGAACAGTATCAAAGACGACCAGTGAAGGTGTTactaaaatgcaaataaatagACAGGTACAAGGAAAACTCtcagaagaaaatgaagagaaggaTAGACTAATGATTATTCAATCTCAAAGTGGCATGTTAAAAATCCACATTACATTCAAATATTcaataaagcaagaaaagaGCTAAAGTTTTaccataaaaaattaaatgactACCTGGTATCTTATTAACCAGAACCCGAGCTTTTTCTGCACGCTTGAGGTTCAAATGTGCGCCTCGGCTTGAGTTATACCTGTTTTCATCCTGCAACAAAGAAAATCATGTAAGAGAGAGATTTATCATAGACGGTATAGAACAGCATTATTGTGAAAGCTAGAAGTGAGACAGCTGTACCCGATTATAGTCCTCAAGCCAGCTTTCTTCTTCACATGCTGACATCCATTTCTCGACCTTATCTAATATTTCTTTTCTGCTCAATGCTTCTTCTTTGGCTTTCAAAATCTGATTATCCATGTCGGCAATCAACTCTGATGGTTCAATTTTTCCTGAATCGATTAGGGACATTATTTTCTCTTGGGCAGCAACTGTATCAATTTCTATGTGAGCACTGGCATAAATGTCTTCCAATTCACTCTGCTTCTTTAAAGCTATTTCCTTCATCTTGCTTGCCTTTAGCGCATCTAATCTTTCAACTTCAGCCTCAGCCTATGCACATATAAACACAAGTGAAGACAGGGACGAGAAGCCCGAGTATATTCTCGTATATTCAATTGAAAACAAAATAGAAGGGTGCAACTTCTAAAACTTTGTTACAGATGAAACTTTTTAAGTCTAAATTGAACTAAAAACAAACTTCAGAGACTGAATTGTTGCGATTGCAACTCTGGACGAAACTGAATCATTCACCAAACATTAGGCACCAAATTTGTACTTTAcctagaaaattttataaagagaTGATATTGCTTACTTGCTCAATCAAATCAAGGGCAAGCGCTCCAGGTGCAGTGACATCATCGACAGTTGCAGAGATGTTGCATGTGACATGATCAAAGAAACTCCGTTCTTCTGCAGGGGTTTCCATGAGATTCCAAAGATCAGAAAGTTGTGCAGCTAGATCTTGAAGCTGAAAATAAGAACAAGGAATCACACAAAGATGAAAAGGAATAGAAACGCATCAGAAACAGAAAAGTTATTGGTGCATAGCTAATGGCCGTGAAGATGGTCGATTTATGGAGAAATGAAAGGAATGTAGTGACTATACATTCCCTTCGTTTGGTTCTTTCATGCCACTATCAAAGACATGCGAGATGCATAGAAATTATGACCATACATGGATAATACTTGTGCATTAACAGCATCGAGGCAACAAATATAAAGCCAGGGAAGGAAATTAATAACAAGGAAAATCAAGAATTACCTTCCGTAGCCTCATCTTTTTATCATCTTTAAGTGCTGCGACTGTACCGTCGAGCTTTGACAAGGTATCATTGCTAATGCTTTTCAAATGAACCCCAACAGAATCATCGAGGCTACGATGAACTTCTGTAATAGTGCTGAAGAAATCCATTCCAAGGACAGTGCACAGATCATGTACTGTGCTGACATAGTCAAGGACCTTCTGCTGCCTATCACTCTGccaaaaacataatttttagttttctgggaaacattttgttttttcttgtaAGGAACAAGGTAGGAACAATTAACATTTTGGAAGGAAAGGCTGATGACACCTTCTCTTTCTGAAGATCCTGAAGCTGGGAATGGAAGTCTTCCAGCTTCTCAAGTGACAAGTCATCCTCATCGACTGACGGGGTCCCCACCTGCTCACCAACTTCTATGGTGCCAGCAATCTCGCCACATATTTTCTCTATCTGCGATTGTACATCGGCGAATTCCTTTATCCTCTCATCTTTTTGCTTGGTCAACTGCTCCAGCGTTGGTGCTATAGCAGCCAGTTGCTCCTTGATTGTCCCAGATGACTTCTCGGGCTGTTGACACAAAGTATATTCATGATTAAATCAGAGTATGAATTTTATATCCAAGTCGCACATTACTTCAGAAGCAGAAGAGATCACACTAACTTAACAAACGTATGTTATTCAGATCAGCAAAGTACAAAAAGGTCCAGAGATTCAGCCCCTATGATCTGCTTCAAAATCctaaaatttttctctttcaattgATGCCCAGACAAATACGAAgcacaaaatattaaaagtataaaatacaAAACTCCCGGTGCTTCCAAAGCACCCTACCTCAAAAAGTGCATAATGATAGTTTATGTGGACCAGCTAGATTTGAAGCCACAGCTAATTGCAATAGCTTTACATTCTAGGTGCATATCCAATCTAGTGTGAATTAATCTCAGATAATCCTAACATTTTTCAATTGGATGGACATGATATATAGGGTAAGATAAGAAATTTGGAGTATACCTAGTTCAGTACAGGAGAAGATGATGGCATTGAACCACCAACTAATTGTCAATAAGTGCCTTGTCTTGTGACCAACGATCATAAGCAAATAAAAACTccata includes the following:
- the LOC109712224 gene encoding 65-kDa microtubule-associated protein 1-like produces the protein MAVTSARNPSLGETTCGSLLQQLQQIWNEVGENDEERDKILLQLDQECLDVYKRKVDQASKSRALLLQALDDSKIELARLLSALGEKTIVRTPEKSSGTIKEQLAAIAPTLEQLTKQKDERIKEFADVQSQIEKICGEIAGTIEVGEQVGTPSVDEDDLSLEKLEDFHSQLQDLQKEKSDRQQKVLDYVSTVHDLCTVLGMDFFSTITEVHRSLDDSVGVHLKSISNDTLSKLDGTVAALKDDKKMRLRKLQDLAAQLSDLWNLMETPAEERSFFDHVTCNISATVDDVTAPGALALDLIEQAEAEVERLDALKASKMKEIALKKQSELEDIYASAHIEIDTVAAQEKIMSLIDSGKIEPSELIADMDNQILKAKEEALSRKEILDKVEKWMSACEEESWLEDYNRDENRYNSSRGAHLNLKRAEKARVLVNKIPALVDTLVAKTRAWEEDRSMSFMYDGVPLLAMLDEYVMLRHEREEEKRRMRDQKRFSEQQTTPEQSVSRPLAPKKVSTPRSNGSPSNGTPTRRLSLNSHQNGSNGVRPATKEGKRENARLSAPPNHAAAAKEETASPAAGNDSIPTTP